The genomic stretch TTATTTCATTTGCTTTCcgaaattttattattatttttttttgcatttgtttattttttttcatttttttttcaattttttattgtttcacatgttaaaattttttgtctattttttaatttttatttttatggttttaaattgTTGTTCATACCAACctgttttatttaataatatttttatttttatttctttcgtTCCTGAAATGTTTTTTTTCTTATATGTtcatttgtatatttttttacaGGATGGTGAACTTTTTTTCAAACCCGAGAATAGACTGGGTGGGAGGTTAGTCTACACATCCCATTATGATGTAATAAAGCTTATTAACGAGACCTTGACTTTAGCGTGTCATCATCATCTATTACCATCGGTGGTAATGATGGATTTGGTTGGAACTTAATTTCTACACCTATGTTTTTACTTTGTACCTTCATTTTTTTAGTGATCATTGTACTCAATTGAAGAAAAGTACAGTCACTAGGAGGTATGAGGCCAGTTACCTCAAAATCTTTATAAGTAAACCGATTTTCTCAAATACCATTGTAGTAAATGTACACAGTTGTCATATTTGTGTATCATGTTTTCATATAATTAACAGTAAGACATTTGTTAGATAATAATCCTTGTATTACTTTACTCATTTCATTTTTTCCACACGATATCGAAAAATAAGCAAATGTATTTAACGTTCATAGATGTGTTATAATTttacatatttctttttatacaaaaattgctaaataaatatataaaatgtaATACATAACAATAGCAGTTTATAgatgtatattttttaaaaaatttttgTTAAAAGTTtccttttatataaaaaaaattttgtTTAAAGATTTACAAaagcattgttttttttttctttataagaTTTATATAAACTGTTGTCatgtttatgtataattttttcaaaaaaaaaaaacagttaccTATATGTTATTTAATAACCCTTGAATTACTgaccatttttattttttcccTCGTGACATTGAAAATAAACAAAATGTTTTAATTTAAACAAATCTGTTTTAATTTCACATAttctgtttttaaaaaaaaaaacatatctaaataaataaataaataaaaacattacACTATTAGGTTATAGTTTTTTAAAAGTAAatgtttttgttaattatttgttCAAAAAGTCCTTTTATGTTTTACAAATTTATGTTTAGATTTACAATAGCATTGTTTATTTCCTTCTACATCACAGtttacactacaacaattttcacttttaatgactctctatgatgacttacaccaatttgtaagacattaaaagtaatcagggatatttaaagtctaagTGTGCAAGTCATCAAAAGTTATTGTTTATGACTAagtgtgtaagtcattaaaagtagtgggagacgttatttataattaattaaaaatcgaaataaaataattaaatatatataaatctgACAATTTTAGGCTTCTAACGTCTCCCCAGGGAGGACGTGTACACTTCCAACGTcttccctgggaagacgtgcacacttccaacgtctcccctgggaagacgtgccacatcggacgtcttcccaggggagacgttggaggCTTCCCTTTTATATAACCTCTTCActcttcttcttccccgagcaCACGAACCAGAGGCGGAAATAGGCGATTTCAAGGCGATTTTGGGCGATTTTGGCTTCCgtttttggttgattttcatCAACAAAAATTACTTTTAGGTATGTTTTTAAGATTTAATTACTGTATAATAGTAAGAataatgttttttatttattttctttaaatatagTGGGTTAATGATGGGATTTTAGGGTATTTGTGAATAGTGCGGTTTTGGGTAATTTTAGGATattagaaatatttatttaaagtttgaaaaataattttagtgaaaatttgaCATTAAGAATTATGATATTGATattataccacattatttactgttttttaattttttttactatttaatccgaaaattgtagattttttaattaattttttaggttgattaactattaatatatatatctaaaataaggaaaataatttaattttaatttacatactaaattgcagatataagtaattcaaatatttatgtttatgatttttttaatttatattattatttaattaaaaaattatatatatttgtataaatatattttaaatattttattaacattgaagtaggttgattatatatattatgttttttttatttatttagtaatattctatttattaattaatttaattttgtaggttgtggttttaattagagagatttttgcctcaaaatttctatttcaataacacatttgaggtttttaagtttctaaaattgcaagaataagttattgttaatccaattatttagtgatatttgtttagtaatttcttatttattaattaattcaattttgttggttgtgaatttaatagcaaagtgcattgcaaagtgaagtaaattttctagctaggactattaattgcaagaggtacgtacattatcttatctctcgttttagtattattaaatttttgttagaggagtttgaatatcttaaatattcatccatagtgaagtaggttctgagattaaaattgtgtgttgcggtgataacagaaggttgagaactgtgtgttttagtgaagtaggttctggaaaatttgtttgtgtgttgtggAGCTATACAAAGTTGTACTCTGAGTGGTATACAATTTTTTGGTAGAACAAgggcgccaaaataagtttttatttgtcaatcctaatgttgTAGCCACTAAAGGAAGTTCATTTGAAGAGCGTGTTCAAGGTCTGTTCAAGCGCTGTCGTCAATTAAGATCAAGTGAGCAACTTATGATTGTCccctggaaccatgggtaagttcaaAAATTTGTTACTGCCAAATACTTAGTCCTTATAACATTTGCGTTGGAGACTTATACCAAATATTGTTTTTCTTGTGCAGTGATCATTGGATGTTGATTATATTGGCCCCATATGCatattacgtttgttgttgtgatccggtgaactcagaactggaaaaccatgaagaaattgtggcagtaatagtcaatgctttcaacctttttctgaccagtctaccaaaacctcccgagattccaaataatatagaaattatgcaaccgaaagtaagtaactacgactttaattatacttgaattttactgatattttttatattaattgattgatattttatttaaatattagtgtccgcactaaccagacaatgtggcatgtggatattatgtgatgagaatgttcaaggattacattgaacattcacgacctggacggtacttgaagaaagaggtatgtacataaatttatacaaagttaacaatttatttattattaaagtatatataatcaaataattgattaactaatatattttattttgtattttttgtagctaaacactacgctaTATACACAAGCAaagattaatgaaatgcgacaacactgggcgaaccatatgctaccgataattcaaagtcatcgccccacatattaggtttttgtcatttacttttactttttctttcttattatatgtttagctagctagtgtaatatttgttaattttgtatgtttaacaacaaatattacaattttgtatatttagctagcaaaaacatattagatatacacatttcggttttattaatgaaaattcaaaatttaaatttttatataatttatattttttaattaatatatttaattctatttcaaaaaaaaattaatatatttaattctattaattaatatactgaaaataattatttaatttttttataaaaaaaatacaaaaacctatgacgtctcccatggggagactttgtagactttcaacgtctccccctgggagacgtcataggttgtacacgtacaccctatgacgtctcccagggggagacgttggaagtctacaaagtctccccatgagagacgtcatagggccactttagatggcccctgcaacaacgtctcccctagggggagaaatcaaatgtctacaatgtctcccccatatagccattaaatgcctattttcttgtagtgttattttcttttttgttttgtttatttcattATTTAAGTTCATCTAATTATTCCTAACAATGCAACATAACATAATTAGTTGTTCAATTGAACACCTTACAAAATAAACGTATCAGTTTATTTTTTTGAACTAatgaaattgataattatatctaAATGTGCTGATTGTACCCATTATTATTCAAGCTTTTCATTTTTAAACTTAGTCGATTATAATATAAAACTACTTAAACATATGTTATGCACATCACAATGTTaaatcaaacatatatatatatatattttaaacaaaattGAGATATAATTCATTCAAAAAGCTTACtttgccggaaacaatggtgtCTCAAAATGGCAGCTTCAAAATTGGATATTGCATCATTTTTCTAAGTAGTTTACTTTAGATCAATACTCCTAATTCCTATATCAAAATATAAACATATTTATCTTTCTTTCAACCAACGTTTTTTCTTAATGTTGCTCATCAAATTGTGAACAAATGCAGATTTGTTGAAGatatatattgaattttttttaaaatggcgCCTACTAATATTTTATGATTATGTATCTTCTGTTTTATTTGTGTAAATCAGATTttaaatatttgatattatttgtgTATATTTATTCCCCTATCATTATCActcatattatatattaattgatAGATATCCTTATTAATATCAATTATTACGGTTTtttgtatgtattttatttataagaAGTTACAACTTTTGAAACTAAAACATATATGGAAAATGACTGAAATTAAGGGattgcattttcataattttatatattaaaatgttatagattgtatatatttttttaattagtttatttggTGTTATTACAGTAATTTTTTTACATTTATTGTATATAAGTGAAAATTGCCCTTTAAAAAAAGGGAATTTTTATTCATCAAACATGTTCATGATTCAATAACTATTTGAACATTTATcaaattaacaattaaaaaaaataatataattcttaattctttgaaaatatagtttttttttaagagCTTTAAAAACATAGATTTTTTATATGTTGTTTTTCTATAAATCATATTGTTATTGAATATGTATAATGCTTAGTAAATGTTGGTTCAAGCATATGTAATCATATTAAATTATATTCCCATGACAACAATTTTTGGTAGTGATGAATTCTTAATTTTTACTAAtgcaagttttttttttgtcGCATTTTACTAATACAAGttctaaatatataaataatggcATACTCACTTTTCTTTTATTTGTGCTCACTTTCTTTCCAAAGatcaaaacaaataaaacatatatacttgTTTTTTCACCTTCCTTTTGATAAAATTATGAAGCATATACACACTCTCACTCATTTAATCATACATTAATTTGTTATGCTTTCATCACTCTTGGTTTCTACTCATGATACAAATTAAAATGATCAAGGTACTTCAAATAGGGACAATATTAAACAACTGAAATAGATAtgaatagtttatagtttatTGAACTCAATGAAATTGAAATTTGCAGCCTATAAACCAAGATGACCATCCATATTGTTAAAAGCAAGAGAAACGACAGTGTGCTGAAAGAATACTTGATTCTCCTTAGTTATAGGGGAAACTTCACCTTGTCTCTCAATGAACCCATCTTCACAAGTGGAAGGAGCATCCATTGCAGAGCTAATTTCCACATTAGCTGTCTTAAAGTCCTTGACTCGAATGGCATGTTTTGCTTCACGCAAAGACGAAATAGCGTCGGAGTAGATCTTCAAGCAGTCCTTCAGGCAGCCCTCGGTGTAGTTATTCTTCATCACTTTTACTTTTGACCTCAAAACATTAGAAATGGTGGAAGCAACTTTGGTGGCATTGCATATGGCCAAGTCAATAGAGGCAAGGGCTAGTTCTTCAATGGTTTTAGCCTTGTTGGCCTTGGAATTGACCCCTACGATTTTGATGCAAATATTATAGCTCAAATTTGGATCATCATTGGTAGCTTTCTTGCATGATTGTTTGATTAGGTCAGAACAACCAAGAGTGCAactttgaagagaagagaaaataatgCATATTGTGAaaaggaaaaatgaaaagaagggAAATGATCCCATTATGATGAATtcccttcttttctttatttttatgtagtACTAAGGGGTGATCAGCGGAATTAATATGAAAAAATATGAGGTCTTTTATAATGTTGTGCACTGTTTTATTAGTAGAATTCTGGTAAATCCAActcagtttttattttattttttatccaATACGctctaatatatgtatataaatatttatcGTGAAAGTATGAACATATTGTTAGAGACGTTTTTTTTGTGGTGGATTTTGAGAAATGGTCTTTGAATGACACGAATATACTATTGTTATAACCTtacaaatatagaaaaaaaattgattatatatatatatataaaaaagtatTGGTGCCTAACAATTGAAACTTTTTGTTACTGCCATGAGGTAGAGATAAATTGTCATTAACCTTTCACGCTTTAATAAATTCTACACCCCATAACTTTGGATAATAACCAAAAAGGTTTATTTTCTTGTGAAATTAGTTGTACCTGTAACTTGTGATATGTCTAGGATTATATAAGTTATTTGTTCTTATCACTAATAAATTTGCCAAATTAAGATTTATAGAACTTAGAATTGTTTTATTTTGGTGTAATGAATTGAAATTAATATAAGAATGTAAATGatattggattatttacttaaaCTAAATAATTGGAATGAATTAAAAACTAAAtcgatatctcttctatataaaaagtgtctagataacataaattcttggttttttttatttttttcctgttaattttaacaaaatattcttatattaaacagtagattgtaaacatgacttaaacttaaataaaattaaataaataattaattaaaaaaattaaaatatgatattttttttagatattttacaatgataattatttaaaaataataaaaccatacattttataacttaaataaaatttaattaaacttaatattatattaaacatataatatataatcttttggtGTCACTGCCCaattaaaaaactaaaacaaacataaaattaaacaaaaattaattaattaattaattaaaatatgatatttttaagatattttataatgatttaTGAAAacccgtttttagtaattaccaaattaattaaaccacaTGAAATAATTAAGGTGTAGAGgaaattaaatgttgaaacagattTCAG from Humulus lupulus chromosome 5, drHumLupu1.1, whole genome shotgun sequence encodes the following:
- the LOC133833903 gene encoding putative invertase inhibitor, whose amino-acid sequence is MGSFPFFSFFLFTICIIFSSLQSCTLGCSDLIKQSCKKATNDDPNLSYNICIKIVGVNSKANKAKTIEELALASIDLAICNATKVASTISNVLRSKVKVMKNNYTEGCLKDCLKIYSDAISSLREAKHAIRVKDFKTANVEISSAMDAPSTCEDGFIERQGEVSPITKENQVFFQHTVVSLAFNNMDGHLGL